TTTTTGCTCTCTAAGTAGTTGTCCGGGATGGCAGTCCCACCTGGCAGCAGCCGAGGGCCGGGCAGCTGCTCGGCCTGGTGGACAATATTCACAGTAATTGCCCACGGGCTGATGTGAAGCATCACAGCAGGTGACGGTGGTGGCTCTGGGCTCTCGCCGCGTTGGCAGGAGCAGGTATCGGTCTCCAGGGAAGGGCAGGCAGCTCAGAGTTCGGtccgtctgtccatccatcccGGCCCCTTCCTGCCCCGCCACCCTCTTTGGGACATCTGTCCGTCCGTCTGGCCAGAGGCCTTCTCCTAGCCCATGGCGGTCACCATGCTGGATGGGTGGGGGTGGCCGAAGGAGAGGCTGGAGGAGGGGTGGATGGGTGTGGGCGTGGGCAGGATGTGTCCCGAGTGGCTGAAGGGCGGCAGGTGGCCCACGGGGGTCATGTGTCCAGCCAGGGCGGCCGCGCTGAAGGGCGACGACTTCTCCTGCATGCACTTGGACAGCTCCTCGAAGCACTCAGCTCCCTTCTTGCTCTTCTTCGACTTGTTGGACATCTTCCGGTTCCGCGTCTGGATCCCTTCCTTCTTCATGGTCAGCGGCCGGTTTACCTGGGGCAGCAGGGGCGACCATGAAGCCTTCGGGGCGCCAGGGTCCCGTCCCGGAACTTGAGCCCCTGCCCGGGCCTTGCGCATTTCCGCAAGTTTTCCTTTAGCTGCACCCCCCACCACAGCTGGCATTTCGGGAAGGACCCCTCTGGGGCGGGGGCCGCCGAGCCGCCCACGGCTGCCCGGCCAGCACCCCCGGCTCCTGCCCACTAAATGCCAACACTCCCTTCCCACCCTGGAgacagccccacccccacccaagccTTCTTAAATTCTTAGAGTGGGGGCGGCCTTTCGGCCAGCATTCCCCACCACCGCCAGCGCAGGCAGAGGCACCCCCTCTCCGAGGAGGCCCCCGTGGCGTGCTCAGGGCCCTGGGGGCCGCGGCTTCCCAAGCCAAGCCAAGCTGCTGGATATTGTGCTGGGGGGCCCCCCCGCCTGGCGGCACAAAGAGCGGCGGTCCCCGGGGAGGGGcggccggcgggggcggggcacACTCACATTGTGCAGCTTGTAGTAGAGGCCGCAGGCGTTGCAGACCGGGTCCCCGTTGGCGTTGCGGCGCCATAACGTGGTGGTGGTGGTCTGGCAGTTTGCACAACAGGTGCCCGCTCTCCTAGCGGCCGACTGGGGATTGGGGGGGGGGCGCAGCATCAGCAGGCTTGGCTCCCATGCCCCGCCTCGACCTCCCTCCCTGTACCCCCCCAGCCACCCCACTCCCGCCAACCTTGCCGAGAAGCAGTAGAGGATCAGGGAATCTCTGGAGAGGTGCAATTTGAGAATTTGAGAACAGAACTAGCCGAGAATCATAGAACTTTAGAATAAAGACATCTCAGCAGCCCGGGATcagtttggggggtggggtgggggggagttggCAGGGCTGGAAGGGAAAACGACTCTCGTCTCCAATCCCCATAACAAATCTGATCATTCTatagagggggaaactgaggccagtggGCCTGGCTTGGTCACACTGGCATGTCTGCCCGGTAGCTGCTCCTCTGCCCCCTCCAACACTCTCTACCTCAAAGTCCACCTTCCCGGGGCCTGGCCGTGGGAAGGGGCGGGGAGTTAGAATGCCAGTTTTGGAGAAGTCTGGAGTTGCGTGCTGTCCAGCCGCCAGCCTCCTGTggctatttaaataaatttacagGAACTGcaacttaataaaataaaaaattcagtccCTTCAATGgcaccagccacatttcaagtgatcaatagccacatgtggcagTGCAAACAAAACATTTCCACGATCACAGAAGGTTCTACTGAACGGTGCTCGCCTAGAGGTCCGGATTTAGCCCCCAATCCCGGGGAGTTCTGCCCAGCTCCCTGTATCCCAAATTTGGGAactcaatccccagccccaccaAGTTGGACTCCCAAGTCCCTCCGGGAACTGGGTCTCTGGTTCCCGGAGAAGATGCCAAAGGCTCCGGGCGGGGGAAAGGGCGAGGGTGTCCTTTCCCCAAGCAAACAGATCCCCACCGCCCCCCCATCCCCCGCGCTGGTGCCACAGTAGCAGGtcgtgccccccacccccacccccggtacTTCCAGAGAACTCCAGGCTGGAACCACCAGCccgtggggtggggcagggcccgCCGACCTGGAACGGCCCCAGGCCCGAGGCTGGTCACCGAGGGGACAGAATGCCGGCCACAgaaggggcggggaggggtgagtaagcagcctgaagctggaaTTCTGACTCAGGGGCCAACACCGACTCCTCCACCCTACCCCCGCCCCCCTACTACCGCCACCCCAGCCCTCACCCCCGCCCTcgctccaggaaaaaaaaaaaacgtccCCGAAGCTGAGAACGATTTGGGGCTCGTAAATCACTTctccatgaaaaaatatatttattattcttaGCATTTTACGCATTATTTGCAGAGTGGAGGGTATTCGAAATTTCAAAACAGCCCAGCGAGAGGCAGGACGGAGCGGGGAGACGCTCAAAACTCGCGGAGTCCGGAAACAGATACACAAAGTTTCCTTATCTTCAGGCTGCAGATGTCCGGATAGGAAACTCCGGCAGGAGATCcgaaagggcttttttttttttttttttaaatcactcaaATGAAAATACACAGTATAGGTGACTCcatggaaaaataataaagggcAGGTTTTTTGGGTGGTTGGTGTGAGTGcgtgtatgtgtgcgtgtgttttATTTAAATAAGCACGAGGAGATTGTGTGTTGGGAAGCTGGGAGAGAGCTGCCCCGAGCCAGGAGGAAAATTACTTCATggccctatttttaaaaagagttacacaggggccaggggccaggggccggGAGCTGGGCCCTTGGGCACTCAACTTTGGGGGACCCCTGTGCGGGGAGCGGGGCTGTCTGGTGATCAGCCATCCCACCATGGCTGGGCCGCAGAGCGGGGAGACCTGGGCTAAAAAAGGGGCGACCCCAACGACTGCCCTCCAAGGGATTTTCACAATCAAAGAGTTGGGTGCAAATCACCTGCATTTAAAGGGCTGGAAGTGTTTTTTGAACGGGCTGGCTCTGGCCTAGGCTAGCATCCTCCCGGGTTAGCAGGTCCCTCCGGTGCTGCTCTGAACCCCCGGGGAGCGCGGCGGGGGGGGCCCCCttcccggcccccggccccccgcatCGCCTACCAGCCTCCGCTTGGGCTTGATGAGCGGCCGGTTCTGCCCGTTCATCTTGTGGTAGAGGCCGCAGGCGTTGCACAGGTAGTGCCCGGTACCGTCTCGCCGCCAGAGGGGGGTCGCCGTGGCCCCACAGTTGACACATTCCCGGCCTTCTGGAAGGGGGCACAGGAGGAGACGAGCCAAGGTCACGGGGGGGCGAGAGCAGGGATGCCCACACCTGGGGGCAGTCGCTCACCTCTGCCCAGCGAAGAGGGCGATGCCGTTTAGCCCCACGCCGGGCAGCCGGGCCCAGCAGGGCTCCCCCCGGGGAGGGGGCAGTTCAGGGAGGAGTTTAATGCCAACCCCCTCTCCTAGAAATCCTCCCAGGTAAGAGAAGGAAGggcaaggaaggagggagggaggagagggcgAACGCCCCAGGGGTACTGGGAAAGGGTATTTACAGCAAACTCTGCCGAGGGCAAGGTGGTGGGTGACCTCCGgggccccctccccgctcccacctcccccctcctccccaaggACGCCTGCCATCTCCCACGCTGTcctccatcccctcaccccaccctctTTTCTGCTTTCGATCCCTTACCCCAactttccccccctcccaccgAGTCCCTAGAACTCAGTCCTGGCCTCGGATCTAAgttgttctttaaaataaaataaataataagccCTTTCATTTTGAGACTTAAGTGGCCTTGTTTTTTTGCTTAAAAGGCCATCTGGAATTCaaataaaatctaaaacaaaCTCGGGAGGAAGAACTAAGAAGAGGCAACCTGGCTGAGCTGAACAGACCTTGGGACCCTAAGCCGGGACGAAGTGGGAGCCCGGGGGTGGGGTACGGTCGGGAGCGAGACACGCTGGGTAGCTGCCTGCGCATCGTGTTACCCAGGAAGTTCTCGATTTTGTTTAAACTAAATTGTCAGTAGATACGGGCTAGAGAAGGTGGGTCCCGGACTCGGGAGTAAACCCGCCGTTTCTAAACTCCCCCACCCTAGACTGACCACGAGAACGGGGCTTCCTGGAAGCAGCGGCCCCTCCAGTCGTGGGTTTCTGCTCCGCCATCAGATTCTTTGAGAAACCCAGCCTGGACCCGGCCAGGTCCTTGtgggcagaggggctggggcaCAACGGGTTTCGTCCCCTGAGAGCCTTCGGGGAGGGGGAAGGACGCGCCAGGggcaagggagcagaaaagaacAAGTCCAGGGAATTTTGCTTCCGGGGAAACGTCCCCAGGAGTGGCAGAGCCTTGGAAATTCCAAGATTGGGCAGATTGGAGTGGGGGAACCAGATTCCTCAAGGGCCTGGGGCCTCTGCGTGCACCCGCGCCGGCGCAGGAACGCGCACGTCCGCAGCCTCGCCTGTTTCGTTCCCACACGCGCCTCGACACGAGGCTGTTTGAAATTTCACTTAAAGAtcgagggagaggaagggaaaaccCTCCTTCTGCGTTCTGGTCTGGCAGAAGCCAGCCTTGCAGGGAGCAGGGTAGGCGTGGGGGGATAAGGGAACTGACTTTGGGGGGGTCACCAGGAACACTGGAAAAAAGGGCAAAGTTTTAGGGCCCCTATCCCCCATTCCAGGGTCGCAAATAACTGTCAGGGGGCTGTTAGCGAGGGACGGCTCCCATCCCCAAATCTGGGAAACTGACGCTATCTTGCTCGGACCCAAATCACAGCCCCCCGCCAAGGAACCcaaccccactcccccctccTCTCTGTCCCAGGCACCTGGCTTTACCTGAGCAGGAGCGTGCCTTGCTGCGCTGCTTAGGGGTGAAGCTGGAGGTGGGGCCACCCAGGAAGCCCCCGGGGTGGAAGAGTCCGCTGCTGTAGTCATGGGCAGCGGCTGGCACGTAGGGCGGGTaggtggggatggggtggtgtGTGGCAGGCTGGGCCCCCATGCCCGCCAGGCCTGGGCGCAGGGGGCTGCCACTCTCCATCTTCATGCTCTCTGCCAGGGACACCTGGTACTTGATACCATCCTTGTCCTCGCCCCGGGCCAGGCTACCTCCCGCAGAAGACGAGGCCGGGGAGGCAGCGCCCGTGGTACTGGGGTCGGGAGACACTTCTttgggtggtgtgggtgggaaGCCGAAGAGCTGGGAGCCGGAGTGGGCAGCGGTGGGCGTGAGGGAGGCCACCGAGCTCCCGctgctgcccccgctgccccccgccGCTCCGGGGTACATGGAGAGGGGGCCTCCAGGGCCTGCAGCAGCCGAGGGGTGCAGCGGCGTCTTGGAGAAGGGGCTCACGGTCCAGGGGTTGTGGTGATGTGCTGCCGCTGCGGAAAGGGCTGCCTTGCCCCCATCCAGCCAGGGCAACCCCGGGCTGTGCAACAAGTGCGGGCGGCACATCTGGCCTCCGGCCAGGCGGGCTGTGGGGCCAAAGAGAGAAGGGTCAGGGTGGCCAGGGGCTGGGCCTGCACCCACATGACCTGGCACGCAGGACCACGGCTCACAAAGCCACCAGCAGTGCCCCCTCCCCAGAACCAGAGCACTCCCCCAAGCAAGGACAATCAGGAATGCCAGCCAGGGGCCCAAGGACAGGGTGGCACAGGAGCCCCACGGGGCAGGACCGAGAGGGAACCCCGCTGGCCGGGTGGAAATGGGCAGCCACCCTGGGGGCCCCAGACCCTCCCCGAGGGGCCGCTGCCCCCACCGTTCCCCTCGCGATCTCTGCACGCTCCAGATTCCTGCCGATCCCACATCCGGGAAGCAGGCAGCCgggccctcctcccctccctcggcCTGGTCCGAGGCGCCTGGGCGCCTGGCCGCCGCCGGGCCCCGGGCTCACCGTGCGCGGGGCTGTAGGAGACGCGCGCGCGCGCGTGGGCCGGGTTGGCGTAGTAGGGGTTGCCCTGCGCGTCCAGGTGGTTGAAGAAGACGTCCACCTCGTCCGGCGGCAGCAGCTGCGCCGGCTCCATGTAGTTGTGCGCCAGGCCGGGGTGGTGCGCGTCGGGGTGCTGCGCGTTCAGCACGGCGGGGTGCGCCATCCAGCGCGGCTGCTCGGGCGCCACCTCCATGGCCGACGGCGGGGCTCGGGAGCTGGGTGGAGGCCGCAGCGGCCCTGCGCGACGGAAGGGGGCGTGAGGAGCGCCGCCGGGGGGCGACGCCCCCCAAACTTCGCCGCCACCACCCCTGCCCAGGCGCGCGGCTGCGGCCTGCGCCCCAGCCGAGGTTCCGCCGCGGAATCCCGGGTGCGAGGAAAGCGCCCGGCTCAAAACGAAAGgaaggcggggtgggggtgggggtggggtcagcCACGCACACACGGCCGGTGGCCCGGGTCCCAGAGCCACATGCCCTGTGCACATGGACTCACACACGGGGGCGAGCCCCACACGGGTTACCCCAACCGACGCGAGACGGGGCCGCATTAAGTCAGCCATCGCGCGCCCCCGCCCTCCGGCACACGACACACAAACACAGACTAAAAGTTGGAGACAGGCAGCCGGGCCCCAAGGGAGCACACGGTCGCCGCGGCAAGCACACACCTACACTTGGTGCCGTCTACGCCCGCTGATCTGCGCCCCCCTCCCCGAAACGTCCACACACAGCCCCCACGCACTGAGAGCCAGCCCCCGCGCGCACTGCTAGGCGACCCCAAATCAGGACATCCCACCAAACCAGGCACACCAAAGCAGTCACTCGCAATCCACAGTCCCGATCCTCAAGCCTGTGGAGAAACCCCGCAGAGCCAGGGGTACCCCAGATTCCCCGGCCAGCTCTCGCACCCAAAACTTACACGCGCAGCGCCGCGGGGTGGAAGCGCACGGccgcgggggggagggggggcgctGCACCGGGGACGGCGGGCCCGGGGCCGACGGCGTGTCTGGAGGCCGGCGGGGCTcacggggcaggggcggggggcagcgCGCGCTCCGGCCTCGGGCCCGCCGGGCTGCGGCCCCTCCGCATCCTCCGGCCGCCCTGGCGCCAGCTGCCGACTCCTGCACAGACATGAAGCGGGGGCCGCGCGCGCCTAAGAAGGCCGCGCCAGCCAATCAGCGCCGCCCGTCGTCCGACCTCCGCCCCCCATTGGCTGCGCCTGCAACTCCCCGGCCGCTGGACTCCGGGGCTGACCAGCCGGTCAGTCCCCCGCAGCCCGCGGACCCCCGCCCAGCACTCTTTCCGCCACCCCTGCTGCCCGCGCCCCTCCATCGTACCCTCGCCTCCGCCGGCCGACCCGCGCGCCCCCACCCCCCGCGGACACTCCCGTGTCCCCCAACCTCTGGGCCCCTTCCCAGGAACTACCCACCAGCGGGCCCCTCCCGCCCTGGGCGCCCCGGGCCGCACGCCCTTTGGGCGTCTGGACGTCCTCTCCTCGGGACCCAGCCCCTCCACTCCCTCGGATCCCACCTTCCGAACCCCGGAACGGGTGCCTGCCGGCGTCTCAGACGCCCGTGCCCCCCACGCACCCGGGCGCTGGCCGGGCGAGGGGTTGGAGGGGCTGCGGGACAGGGGGTGCCGAGAGGGGGCAGGGTCCACAGGCCCCCGAGGGCACCCGGCCTTGCACCCGGGGCTGCTCAGAGTCGTGCCCGCCCCAGAAGGGTGGCCCGGTCTGCGGCTccaaggaaggggagggggcgcCCCCTCCCCGGGCGTGGCCTTCGCAGACCAACGGGCAGAACTGCCTGGGGCGAGGCCGCGGAGACCCGGACTGGCGCCGGCTCGACGGAGACGCCCCCGGGCAGGaggaggcctttttttttttttttccctcttcctcccggGGGTCCCCGAGGCGGCTTGTTGGGACCGTGTGGCGCAGATCTGAGGCGGTCCCTCTCCCCTAAGTCACCTGGAACAGCCCCCCACACACCTCTCCAGCCCGGAGATCCAGCTGTGCGGATGGAATGGTCCCGGCTCGCCCATCTCCTTGCTCCCTCCCCATCGTTCAGatggggggaaactgaggctggaagGGAACCAGAGGCCGAGGAAGGGATCAGGCCCaaagaaatgggggtgggggggaccgGGACAGGTGCGGAGTAATGGGGGGGTAGTTGGCgtcccccagccccccgcccccctcgcCCGGCCCCAGGCTGTCGGGGTAAAAGCCCACAGGCTCCGCAGGTAGGTCCCGGCAGGGAGAGGGCGGGGTCCCGGCCACCCCCgggagagtgggggaggggaggcgggatTGACAGTCGGTAATTGGGTAACTGGAGGCGGCTTCTCCGGCCGGGCAGCCCCGCCACCGCGACGCCGGGCCCCTGACGTCACCCGATTCGCCAGGAAATGAACTTTTTAATAATCCGGGGAGGGAGGAAAGCCCTCGGCCCCCCTGGCTTGGGGGGCGCCCGGCCGGGCCCAGCTCGGCAGGCGCGCCCCCTTCGTCCCGGCTCCCCGGTTGCACCCCCCTCGCCCCCTCCCAGGCCAGCTCTGGGCAGCGCGGACGCGGGCGCAGGCCGCGGCCGGGGTCCTCCGCCTGCCACTGCGTCCGGCGGCCCGAGTGTCGGTCCGAGGCCCCGGCACAGGTAAAGACGCGggattttgggggtggggggggcacaGGGTTCCGCGGGGCTGGGAGCCGGCACGACTCGGTCCCGGCCGCTCGCTGCGCCTCCGGCTCGGTCCACTTCGGCGTGCGGGACGCGGGCGACGTGGAACTCCGCTCCCGGGATGAGGAAGCCGGCGCCGGCCGGGGAGGGcgcgccgggggcgggggcgcgagGTCCCAAGCGCCGGGCTTGGTGGGCCAGGCGGGCAGGTGAGCCGGCCCCCTTGCCTCCCGGTTCGCGCGTCCCCGCAAAGCGCTCAGCCTGGCCCGGCCTCGCCGTGTCTCGGCACGTCCGTCTCTCTTCCCTGCCTTTCGCTTACGATTCTCCATCAACGCGAAAAAAGGCCATCGCCGCGGAGCCTCGAGTTGCTTTTGCGCCCCCAGAGCCTAGAGTGAGCCTCTCGAGGATACCCGCGGCCTCGGGGGCAAGCCTCCGAGTCCGGCAAGGCTGCTCCGCTCCGGCTCGAACCCCGCGATCCAGCGCCGGAGCCGCCAGCCCGCCCGCCGGCCGCGGGGCGGGAACGCGGGGCCCAGCGGAAGCTTCGGGCCGCGATTGGCGCCGCGGCTGGCGGGGAGACGGCTGCGCTGCGCCCGCGGGAAAGCAGGTAATTCGCCGTGTTCCCCAAACGGAGCGGCTAAAATTGCCACCACCGCCACCCCCAGAGTTCGATGGGTCCGGAGTTTGAGGACCTCGAGCCCAGCCTCGAGTCCTTCCTGATCGGCGACCTGGCCACCGTAGCTGCGAAGGTGGCCGCCAGGCCAGGCCCCCCAACCCAGACGCGGTACCCCTGCACCGCCCGCCGGCCGGCGCGGCGCGGAGCGCGGGCGAGGATTTAATTACCCCGCTCGGCGGCTTAGAAAATCGTCGTGCGGCAGGGGCTTTGCAGGGCGGTTAAGCAATGATTGAGTAGGGACCTCGGGAGACCCGCGCCTTCCGAGTGCCCGCAAGGCCGGCGtagaggaaaaagggaaaggggaacCCTGGCAGGTCCCCGGAGGCCCTGAAAATACCTGGGGAGGCTGCGGGCGGGTGACCGGCCCGGCCCAGGCCCCTCTACCACGCGCTCCGGAGCTCCTGCGTTGGACGCGGGATTGCTGCGTTCTCGGGCAGCGACGAACCCGCGTGGCAGAGAAAAGTGCCGCGCAGGGTAGCGGCGGCGCCGAGCTGGCCAGTGGAGGGGGGTGCGCGttcatgggtgtgtgtgtgtgtgtccgtgTGCCAGCAAGACCGACGGCCGCCAGCCGATCGCCTCACCCACTGGGCAAGCGGAGACTGTCCGGCCACCTCGGGCCCCAAACACATGTCCGGGAGGGTCAGGGCAAGCCCCCAGGATTCAGCTGGGGGGGCTCAGGGCGTTGTCCTCCGGCCCAGCAAGAGTAGGGTTATTCCTCTCAGTTTATGGCCTTGGACTTTGAGGTGCCTGGGACCCCTTCGGAGGGACTCGTtccctttttcaatttttttgttcgTTCTGGCGGATGGTTGGAAAGGCGGCTGCTGCCTTGCACGGCACATCCTTTACACAGGAGTTAAGATTTCGCAGGGGTAAACTAGGGAAGGTCGGGACGACAAAACGGAATTTTCTAACGGATTTTCCCCCCGCGTGGCCTGAGAATCGTAGGCAGAATGTGTGCCAGTGTGGCCCGGGGTGCTCGGGCCCCGGAGCTGGGGGTGCAGCGGCTCCCGAGCCCAGTGCTGGACTCCAGGGGAGAGCCATCCCCGGCCTCGGCAGGGGCTCCGGTGCCCTGGCGTCCTGACTGAGCCCGATCCAGGCTCGTCCTGCCTTTTGTTTAAACTTAGCTCATCCGAGGGGTCCCCTCCCCGACCATAAGTTTGTCCTCGCTTTGTAACCTAATTCTTCTCGCCCTTTCCTACGGGTGGCTAATTGGCCGGCAGCAGAGGGGGGTTCCAAGAGAGCTGTTTGCTTAGGGGCTGCCTCCCATCGGCATATTTAATTCCACAGGCAGATTGAATTCGGGGCCTCCCAGCCCCACACTGGCAAGGTGGCTTGAGGGGTACTGGGGGGAGGTTCTGAAGTCCCCTGCAGATTGAGGCCTCTGGTCATCAGGCTGGTCCTCCACAGGGGCTCCCGAAATGGAGACGACAGCTCCAACAATCCCTCCTGCTCTTTGGGGTTCACTGCCAGCCCCCCAAATCAAATGATTCCTTCTCCCCTGGCC
The Dasypus novemcinctus isolate mDasNov1 chromosome 26, mDasNov1.1.hap2, whole genome shotgun sequence genome window above contains:
- the GATA2 gene encoding endothelial transcription factor GATA-2 isoform X1, whose product is MSVQESAAGARAAGGCGGAAARRARGRSARCPPPLPREPRRPPDTPSAPGPPSPVQRPPSPPRPCASTPRRCAWPLRPPPSSRAPPSAMEVAPEQPRWMAHPAVLNAQHPDAHHPGLAHNYMEPAQLLPPDEVDVFFNHLDAQGNPYYANPAHARARVSYSPAHARLAGGQMCRPHLLHSPGLPWLDGGKAALSAAAAHHHNPWTVSPFSKTPLHPSAAAGPGGPLSMYPGAAGGSGGSSGSSVASLTPTAAHSGSQLFGFPPTPPKEVSPDPSTTGAASPASSSAGGSLARGEDKDGIKYQVSLAESMKMESGSPLRPGLAGMGAQPATHHPIPTYPPYVPAAAHDYSSGLFHPGGFLGGPTSSFTPKQRSKARSCSEGRECVNCGATATPLWRRDGTGHYLCNACGLYHKMNGQNRPLIKPKRRLSAARRAGTCCANCQTTTTTLWRRNANGDPVCNACGLYYKLHNVNRPLTMKKEGIQTRNRKMSNKSKKSKKGAECFEELSKCMQEKSSPFSAAALAGHMTPVGHLPPFSHSGHILPTPTPIHPSSSLSFGHPHPSSMVTAMG
- the GATA2 gene encoding endothelial transcription factor GATA-2 isoform X2 — encoded protein: MEVAPEQPRWMAHPAVLNAQHPDAHHPGLAHNYMEPAQLLPPDEVDVFFNHLDAQGNPYYANPAHARARVSYSPAHARLAGGQMCRPHLLHSPGLPWLDGGKAALSAAAAHHHNPWTVSPFSKTPLHPSAAAGPGGPLSMYPGAAGGSGGSSGSSVASLTPTAAHSGSQLFGFPPTPPKEVSPDPSTTGAASPASSSAGGSLARGEDKDGIKYQVSLAESMKMESGSPLRPGLAGMGAQPATHHPIPTYPPYVPAAAHDYSSGLFHPGGFLGGPTSSFTPKQRSKARSCSEGRECVNCGATATPLWRRDGTGHYLCNACGLYHKMNGQNRPLIKPKRRLSAARRAGTCCANCQTTTTTLWRRNANGDPVCNACGLYYKLHNVNRPLTMKKEGIQTRNRKMSNKSKKSKKGAECFEELSKCMQEKSSPFSAAALAGHMTPVGHLPPFSHSGHILPTPTPIHPSSSLSFGHPHPSSMVTAMG